A region of the Pirellulales bacterium genome:
TTTCAGTCGCGGCAAATACTTTCGCACCAGCGGGCAAGTGGCATTCGTAAAGATCAGCACAAATGCCTGCTTATTCACCAGATCTTTCGGATGGATAAAATCGCCCAACGAGCGTGGGAGAAATCGCATGTCTTTGAACGTCATCGCGGCGACCTTATCGCCAATGGCAGGTTTGGCTTGCGCCGCCGCACGTGGAGTCGAATTTGCGACTTCGTCGGCGAATGTCATTGCTGCCGTGTAAGAAATTACAGCGAAACCAAAGACAGCAGCGGCTACCCAACACAGGCGAAACAGAGGCATGACGTACTCCGTGACGAATCGTCTCGAACGAACGAAACCACAGTTCAAAATTCAAATCGGATTGCCGGTTGCCAGTCGATCAATGCAAATCGAAACGGTTCACGGCGGTTTGTACCCATCCAATTTGCCCTTGGTTTCGGCCCATCATTGAATTGCTCCATCGACCGAAAAACGGCCATTTGTGCGGCGTTTCGCGTCCTGTCGCCTTTGTCGGAAGAACGTCGCCGCAAGTCATTCTATCACAACAGCTTGCGACAGGCGAATTACACCGACGGCTCATTGTGAGCTACTACAAAACAAGGTATATTTTAGAGCTTCCAAACGACGAGATTTTGATGATAGGGTTGCCTGGGATTATTGCCCCACCACGGCACTAAGTCGACCGCATTAGAAAGGATTTGAGCGTTGTCTACCGACGCAAACGAACCGGGCGAACCGGACGATCTGCCTCCCGACTCCGCTGGCGCTGCCGACGCCGCAGATTCGTCGGGCCGAGTGATCGAACTGGCCATCGAGCAAGAGTTGAAAGAAAGTTATCTGACGTACGCCATGAGCGTGATCGTCAGTCGCGCTTTGCCCGATGTACGCGACGGCCTCAAGCCATCGCAACGACGAATTCTCGTGGCGATGAACGATTTGAATCTATCGCCAGGCGCAGCTCGCATCAAATGTGCCAAGATCTCCGGCGATACGAGCGGCAATTATCATCCACACGGTGAAAGCGTCATTTATCCGACGCTGGTGCGCATGGCCCAGGAATGGAACATGCGCTACGTACTCATCGACAAGCAAGGCAACTTCGGCTCGGTCGCCGGCCTGCCCCCGGCCGCCATGCGATACACCGAAGCGCGCATGTCACCTTTTGCCGCGCTGCTGCTGGAAGACTTAAAACTCGAGACCGTCGATTTCGTCCCCAACTACGACGAGCGCCACTCCGAGCCGACGGTGCTTCCTTCGAAGTTTCCGAACTTGCTGGTCAACGGAGCCCAAGGCATCGCCGTTGGCATGGCGACGAGCGTTCCGCCGCATAATTTGAGCGAAATCTGCGACGCTCTCGTGCGGATCATCGACAACCCGGATGTTTCGATCGACGAACTCTTAGAGATCTGCCCCGGCCCTGATTTTCCCACGGGTGGAATGATTATGGGCCGCAGCGGCATTCGCAAAGCCTATTACACGGGGCGCGGCACGATCACCTTGCGGGCGCGGGCGCGGATCGAAGAATTTGGCAAAGGTCGTCATCGGATCGTGGTCAATGAAGTGCCCTATCAAGCGGCGCGCGACACCGTCGAGGAGAAAATCGCGGCATTGATCGCCGACGACCGCATCAAAGGCATTTCCGCGGGCCGCAACGAAAGCGATTTGAAAGAGCCGGTGCGTTTGGTTTACGAGTTGAAGCGCGACGCCGACCCAGAGGTCGTACTCAATCAGCTTTACCAATTCTCGCCGCTGCAAGACACCGTTTCGGTGATCTTCCTGGCGCTGGTCGATGGCAAGCCGCGAGTACTGTCGATCAAGGAAATGCTGGTGGAGTTTGTTCGCCACCGCGTGACCGTGATTCGTCGTCGCACACAATTCTTGCTGTTGAAGGCGCGGCAGCGAAAGCACACCGTCGAAGGCCTGCTGCTCGCCTATGCCAACATCGATGAAATCATCCGCATTGTTCGTTCGTCGGCGACCCAAGCTGAGGCGAAAGCCCGGTTGATGGGGGTTGAAGCGCCGGCTTCAATGATGCAGCGCGCTTTAGGCGACAACGGTTTCGCGGCCTTTCAACAAGAACGCGGCGTCCGCGACACCTACACACTGACTGCCGTTCAGGCCGATGCAATCCTCCGCATGACGCTCGGCCAGTTAGTCAACCTCGAACAGGAAAAGCTCGGCGGCGAATACAACAAGCTGCTCGAAGAAATTGCCGAGTATCAGCGCATCGTGTCCAGTGAAGCGAACATCCGCGCCATCGTCCGCAGCGATTGTCTGGAACTGAAACGCAAATTTGGCGACGAGCGGCGCACCGAAATCAGCGGCGAAGAAATCGGCCAAATCGACCTGGAAGATCTCATCACCGAAGAGACGATGGTCGTTTCGATCAGCCACACCGGCTATATCAAACGGACGCCGGTGACGACGTACCGAGCTCAACGCCGCGGCGGCAAAGGCGTGGCCGGCGCGAAAACCGAAGAAGAAGATCCGATTGAGCATCTGTTCGTCGCCAGCACGCACGACTATCTGCTGTTCTTTACCAATCTCGGCAAGGTTTATTGGCAGAAAGTGTACGACTTGCCGCAGCTTAGCCGCGAAAGTCGCGGCCGCGCGGTGGTCAATTTGCTGAATCTGGCCGAGGGGGAAAAAATCGCCAGTTGCATCGCCATTCGAGATTTCACCCTGCCCGATCATTACCTCGCGATGGTCACGCGCAATGGTCTGGTGAAGAAAACCGTGCTCGAAGCATATGGCCGCCCCAAGCGCGGCGGCATCATCGCCATCAATCTCCGCGAAGGAGACGAGTTGATCGGCGTGGTGCTGACGAAGAAGGGGGACGAGCTAGTGATTTCGTCCGCCAAAGGACAGGCCGTCCGCTTTCGACAGTCCGATGCTCGTCCCGTGGGGCGCAACTCCACCGGTGTCCGTGGAATTCGCCTGCGCGCCGGCGACAGCGCCGTCGGCATGGTCGTCGCCGACCCGGAAGCCATGCTCCTCACCGCCTGCCAGCGCGGTTTTGGCAAATGCACGCCGTTCGGACCGAACAGCGACGAACTGGATCAGGAGTCGGGAGTCGAGAGTCGGGAGTCAGCAACGGACGAACTCGAATCGGTTTCGGATGCGGCGGAAGAAGTCGCCGATGTGGATACCGAGGGAGAGGGAGAAGAATCCGAATCCTCCAGCGCCCGC
Encoded here:
- the gyrA gene encoding DNA gyrase subunit A, with the translated sequence MSTDANEPGEPDDLPPDSAGAADAADSSGRVIELAIEQELKESYLTYAMSVIVSRALPDVRDGLKPSQRRILVAMNDLNLSPGAARIKCAKISGDTSGNYHPHGESVIYPTLVRMAQEWNMRYVLIDKQGNFGSVAGLPPAAMRYTEARMSPFAALLLEDLKLETVDFVPNYDERHSEPTVLPSKFPNLLVNGAQGIAVGMATSVPPHNLSEICDALVRIIDNPDVSIDELLEICPGPDFPTGGMIMGRSGIRKAYYTGRGTITLRARARIEEFGKGRHRIVVNEVPYQAARDTVEEKIAALIADDRIKGISAGRNESDLKEPVRLVYELKRDADPEVVLNQLYQFSPLQDTVSVIFLALVDGKPRVLSIKEMLVEFVRHRVTVIRRRTQFLLLKARQRKHTVEGLLLAYANIDEIIRIVRSSATQAEAKARLMGVEAPASMMQRALGDNGFAAFQQERGVRDTYTLTAVQADAILRMTLGQLVNLEQEKLGGEYNKLLEEIAEYQRIVSSEANIRAIVRSDCLELKRKFGDERRTEISGEEIGQIDLEDLITEETMVVSISHTGYIKRTPVTTYRAQRRGGKGVAGAKTEEEDPIEHLFVASTHDYLLFFTNLGKVYWQKVYDLPQLSRESRGRAVVNLLNLAEGEKIASCIAIRDFTLPDHYLAMVTRNGLVKKTVLEAYGRPKRGGIIAINLREGDELIGVVLTKKGDELVISSAKGQAVRFRQSDARPVGRNSTGVRGIRLRAGDSAVGMVVADPEAMLLTACQRGFGKCTPFGPNSDELDQESGVESRESATDELESVSDAAEEVADVDTEGEGEESESSSARYPTKKRGGLGVRDIRTERNGPVVGIVCVYEDDELLMMTARGKIQRVAVKEIRVTGRNTHGVKIISLNEEDSLAAIARVPPEERVEEEAPPTEPVPPANPT